In Alteracholeplasma palmae J233, a single genomic region encodes these proteins:
- a CDS encoding F0F1 ATP synthase subunit epsilon — MKFKVTVYDGVRYQDEVKYVVVSNHDGETAILQKHVPIILTVDKGFVKLVSEDSVSYLVLENGVVTFKNNELNVLALEAQIGPTYEKAKSAFDKAKKANLEEEKKDNIDMSKLEMELRESIIKSGAGRL, encoded by the coding sequence ATGAAATTTAAAGTGACTGTTTATGATGGCGTTAGATACCAAGATGAAGTGAAATACGTAGTTGTTTCTAATCATGATGGAGAAACGGCTATTTTACAAAAACACGTGCCAATTATTTTAACTGTAGATAAAGGCTTTGTTAAATTAGTTTCAGAGGATTCAGTCTCATATTTAGTTTTAGAAAATGGAGTAGTGACCTTTAAAAATAATGAACTCAATGTATTGGCATTAGAAGCACAAATTGGACCAACTTATGAAAAAGCTAAAAGTGCTTTTGATAAGGCAAAAAAAGCTAATTTAGAAGAAGAGAAAAAAGATAATATTGACATGTCTAAATTAGAAATGGAATTAAGAGAAAGCATTATTAAAAGTGGTGCTGGAAGATTATGA
- the atpD gene encoding F0F1 ATP synthase subunit beta encodes MKGEIVQVIGPVVDVYFPEEVPFINNALTVEVTKDDIRTLEVALQLGDHVVRTIALEATEGLSRGMKVEDTGAAIKVPVGKKVLGRVFNVLGETIDGGEKLSIRRKMPIHKAPPAFHELGGEIEILETGIKVIDLLAPYIKGGKIGLFGGAGVGKTVLIQELIHNVAQEHGGISVFTGVGERTREGHDLYHEMKESKVLDKTALVFGQMNEPPGARMRVALTGLTMAEYFRDGEKQDVLLFIDNIFRFIQAGSEVSALLGRMPSAVGYQPTLATEVGKLEERITSTKYGSITSIQAVYVPADDYTDPAPATVFSHLDATTNLSRKLTEEGIYPAVDPLASTSRALTPEIVGNEHYDVARQVQSMIQRYHELLDIIAILGMDELTDEDKQLVHRARRIQLFLSQNMNVAEQFTGIKGSYVPVSETVRGFKEIIEGKWDHLPEAAFSMVGTIDDAVKKASEL; translated from the coding sequence ATGAAAGGTGAAATCGTACAAGTTATTGGACCGGTTGTGGATGTTTATTTTCCAGAAGAAGTGCCATTTATTAACAATGCCTTAACAGTTGAGGTAACAAAAGATGATATTAGAACACTTGAAGTTGCACTCCAACTAGGAGATCACGTTGTTAGAACAATTGCATTAGAAGCTACAGAAGGACTCTCTCGTGGTATGAAAGTAGAAGACACAGGTGCTGCTATTAAAGTACCAGTTGGTAAAAAAGTCTTAGGAAGAGTTTTTAATGTTTTAGGTGAAACAATTGATGGTGGAGAAAAACTAAGTATCAGACGTAAAATGCCTATTCATAAAGCACCACCTGCATTTCATGAATTAGGTGGAGAAATTGAAATATTAGAAACAGGTATTAAAGTAATTGATTTACTAGCTCCATATATTAAAGGTGGGAAAATTGGATTATTTGGTGGAGCAGGTGTTGGTAAAACAGTTTTAATCCAAGAATTAATTCATAATGTGGCCCAAGAACATGGTGGTATTTCTGTTTTTACAGGTGTTGGTGAAAGAACACGTGAAGGACATGATTTATATCATGAAATGAAAGAGTCAAAAGTTTTAGATAAAACAGCGCTTGTCTTCGGTCAAATGAATGAGCCACCAGGAGCTCGTATGAGAGTTGCTTTAACTGGACTTACAATGGCTGAATATTTTAGAGATGGAGAAAAACAAGACGTCTTACTCTTTATTGATAATATTTTCAGATTTATTCAAGCAGGTAGTGAAGTTTCTGCACTTTTAGGTAGAATGCCATCAGCGGTTGGTTACCAACCTACACTTGCGACAGAAGTTGGTAAATTAGAAGAAAGAATTACATCTACTAAATACGGATCTATTACATCTATTCAAGCAGTTTATGTTCCTGCAGATGACTATACTGACCCAGCACCAGCAACAGTATTTTCACATTTAGATGCTACTACTAACTTAAGCAGAAAATTAACAGAAGAAGGAATTTACCCTGCTGTTGACCCATTAGCATCTACATCACGTGCTCTAACTCCTGAAATTGTAGGAAATGAACACTATGATGTTGCAAGACAAGTTCAATCTATGATTCAAAGATATCATGAATTACTAGATATTATCGCTATTTTAGGGATGGATGAATTAACTGATGAAGATAAACAATTAGTTCATAGAGCCAGACGTATTCAATTATTCTTATCACAAAATATGAATGTTGCTGAACAATTTACAGGAATAAAAGGTTCATATGTTCCAGTCTCTGAAACTGTTAGAGGATTTAAAGAAATTATTGAAGGTAAGTGGGATCATTTACCGGAAGCCGCATTCTCAATGGTTGGTACAATTGATGATGCAGTTAAGAAGGCCTCAGAACTATGA